The sequence atttaataaataaaaatatgatcacATGGGATTATGTaagtgtgttcgtttgtttgttttgtttgtgtgtgtgtgtgtgtgtgtgtgtgtgtgtgtgtgtgtgtgtgtgtgtgtgtttgtatgtgtgtgtgtctgtgtgtgtgtatgtacttgtttgtgtgcgtgttcctTTGTGTGCATCTATGCTTGcaaatatgtaaacatgtattagTACATTTACATACGTAtctaaaactgaagaaaaaaaaatcaatactgaaaacaaataaagatcACAATTAATcccgttttcgaaaaaaaaacgataaaaaagaccCGCTATATGAACAGCAAAACataatttgttattctttttagtCGACTAACTCTCAAAATATTTGCGAGCATgtgatatatctaattataaaaaaaaccgcatacttaaaaaaaaaaatatctgtcaaTACCAGATAACGCTACATAAGCAAgaagatttttgttttataatagttttttttttttttttttttttttttttttttaagaataaaggtaatgcatttatctatcattatcttaatcctATTAATTTGAACTTTCAAAGTCAGAGTTGAATTAATTGATTTATACTTTTCCTCTTGATGATGTAATgtaacaaaaattatatcatgatatatatatatatataatatatatatatatatatatatatatatgtatatatgtacatatgtatatatatatatatatatatatatataaaatttaatatatatatatataatattattttatatatatatatatatatatgtgtatgtgtgtgcgtatgagtgtgtatgtatgtgtgtgtatgttttgtgtgtgtctatttatctttctatctatctatctatctatctatctatctatctatctatctatatgtgtgtgtgtggatgtgtgtgtgtgtgcttatacatatatagatatatgcatatctacctatctgtctatctatctatacaaagagaaagagagagagagagatgtatatagcacacacacacacacacacacacaaacacacacacacacacacacacacacacaacccacacaacaacaaaaaaaaaaataaataaaaaataaaaatatagataaaatagaaaataaaaatNNNNNNNNNNNNNNNNNNNNNNNNNNNNNNNNNNNNNNNNNNNNNNNNNNNNNNNNNNNNNNNNNNNNNNNNNNNNNNNNNNNNNNNNNNNNNNNNNNNNTTTTTCAAGGGGccaaaacaaaagacaacacGACTCTATACATCCCAATACACTATCTGGTCCCACGACACAAGTGCTCACTAGTATCTCATCAACAATCTTCTCACATGACTAGATTTgacctctctgtgtctcttctctgtctctctgaccgGGGGGTGAGTGCCAGGTTTTAAATATCATTGGGAGATTCGGCTGTCCTAGTTACCAGTTAAAGGACAGGACAGGATAGGACACACCTGCTTTGACCCGCTGAGGCCAATCATGTATTACTATTCCTAAACGGCCATGCTGAGGTCAGCCAGGTGACCTTCACTGAGGTCCTAATGTCTTCATGGGACCTatctactatgataataataaaaaatatgataattataatcatcacgaTCGTTATCATCATAGACACGATaactatattatagtatttaggTAGTATTTAAAATAACGTTGATGATAGCGATGATCAActctgatgataacgataatgctaatgGTGATTCTAACTATAATCATAACGAAAATCACAATAAGAGATGATGACTGTTACCATAATAACcctaaaaaattatcataataattactaatatcatcattattatcatcttgaaTAAGTTAAATACATACAGTTACTACAAACATTCCTAATCTGATCGAATTTCTTACAGAGGTGTACCCAATTCACTATCAATCGTTTcatactctatttctctctcatttctttttgctttttcttcctccctctttcagtttctctttttatcattctctctctctctctctcacatttatatatatattaataataatctatataatatatatatatatatatatatatatatatatatgtgtgtgtgtggtggggtggggtgtggtgtgtgtttggtgtggtgtgtgtgtgatgtgtgtgtgtttgtgtgtgtgatgatgatgtatatgtattattataataatatatatatatatatatatatatataatatatatatatatatgtgtgtgtgtgtgtgtgtgtggtgtgtgtgtgtgtgtgtgtgtgtgtgtggtgtgtgtgtgtgtgtgtataaagttccGTTCTCTTGTCACCACTTCCTGTCCTTATCCCttgttttcccattctctctcgctctttctactTCCCTTTCTCTAGTCGATGACTCCCATTATACATTAACACAGTTTAAAATAGCATTACATTATTTACAGTTAAACAGAGTCAAATATTTTAGAACCTAACACACAGGAGGTTATTTAGAAGCAAAATTAAACAAACGACCTgccacaccaagaataaccattgtaacaattGTAATGAACTCAATTATCATTTAGCTTAAAGTCGAAGATGGTCCCATAACCAAGTGGATGTACGGGCCTTGTTCGCAGGGGAATAGGATTACTAAGCAACAGGATGATGCGGTAGAGTGACCAacgccccgactttgaccccagtaTGCGAACCTAAAACCATGCGATTGTAAAGCGAGTTAGTGCCATTTCCTAGCTACTGGACTGAAACCCAAGTCAAAGATCTGTAATTGCAGGTCACAATTTCAGGTGTTGGTAGGAACGATTTCCGTCATCCCGTAAATGCTGTTCTCGCTGTCGTGGCAGGAAACTGTGCTGTTTCCAGATGCTGCGCCGCCTTTCACTGACACCGCTGTGAGTGAGGGGGAAGTAAGGCGTTAATGTGAAGTGTGACTTAGATATAATTAGGGCGTTATTAGATTATTAGTAAGAATGACTTAGATATACTTAAGGTGTTGTTAGATTATTAGTAAGTGTGACTTGGATATACTTAAGGCGTTGGTAGGAAATGTGATTTTCATATGCTTCAAGGAAGTACACATTAAAGGTGTAAATACAGTGCAAATAACAAAGGTGCTTCACTGAAACCGCTGCGAATACATGAGAAATTATGATAAGTAAAGCTGCAGAACTTTCGACCTTCCGCTTGATGCTTAAATACTTAATTGCTGCAAATATCTCTCTTCCGAATGTGCTGCACCGTTTTTCCTGTGCTCGGTGAATTTTGGAGTTAGCGAGCGACAGCTGTTACCCTCAATGACTGAGGTTACCGAGGAGGATATATACTTTGTGAAGGAAGTTGAAGTATTTTGCAGTCTGAAATCAATCTTTTTGGGGGTGAAACATAACGATAAACTCTTATACGGCGTTGTAGTTATCATTGCTACAGAGATTAGTTCCCTTCAGGGTACAACTATTGCCGGTTTCTCTTTAGATCAATAGTTTATGCTTAGTGGATACAACAAGAGGAAGTtcgttgtttattagtatattatatatcatatgctgATCTTAGAGAGGCTCCCTCTTATAAACTACTACGGACTGCAGATCAAAGgaagtgagtggtgtgtgtggttgttatgtgCGGGGTTTTACCTCTGAAGTAACAGTAAAACTCCTGAAGGTCAAGATTCTGAGTATACTCCCGCGCGACTTCAACCGTATAAtggaatatgaaggcgtaaacttaatatcaattaataaaaaatgacataTTCAAAAGATTTAAAGGAGCGTGACGTCTGAAACCGATGTCGATGTTGATAGCGAAGAACTTGTATGTACTGCTATTTTCTAATGTAAcatcagtaaaacagtggttgataacttaatataattcaaaaataaaatcagattcgtcaactgaAGCGCGATTCGTAGGAATAAGTGTGGAGTCGAGTCTTTGGCAACAGCATGGGGACATTGGCAGGGTTGCTGTCGCGACCGACACGGGGaatgtcgcgaatgaaattagcgacagtttctagtgtcgtaagacagtTTTTTTCAGCGATAATAAGGCTTCTGATCTCTTCTTGACAGACGCTGTGATAATGTTCGCATCACCCTACTACCTCCAACCGTATAATCTGAATACTTTTCTCAAATtagtaaaggaataaagaaacgaATATCAATTTAAATCGTAATGTGGCCTACAcacgtacgcgcgcgcacacacacacacatatatacatacacacgcacacacttatgtaAATCTGACAGAGCAACACACACCTCATCCAAGACTCACCTGCCTGCCTCGTTCTCCAACCGGCGACGCAGACGAAGGCCAATGCGAGCAGTAGCGCCGTCCCTACGACCACGAGCCCAATGGTCTGGGCGGTACACTGGTCTTGGTCTTTCGGTTGCTTAGGCCTCACGCCTGGAAGGTTTTGTTCTGGCTCTGTAGGTTCCACGCCTGGTAGACTGAGGTTCCGCTGTGGCTTTGCAGGTTCCACGCCTGGTAGACTGAGGTTCTTTCTCAGCACTGGCGCCTCACCTGCAAGTTACATGTAGCTTGGTGAATTTCAACTGACTTTGTCGGCGATGATAATATTATGCTTTTTCTATTTACAACCAAATGGATATAGGAAGATAAAGATTTCTTTTCACTTCTAGCTATGGTTAAATTATTGTAAGGTAAGCCAGAATCATACTTACGAAAATACCCAAGTGATCTACACGTCAGGTAATAGACCAGTGACTGGCTTGAAATTCGGAAACTACTTAAGCCCGATGAACCAATCAAATGGTCCTtgtccccaaaattaaaatacgTATTACATACGGGACTGTACGTTTTACATTCACCAGCGACAGTGCCCTGAAAGAGATGGGAGTGTTAGGCTTAGAACATTCACTCATACTTACACGAatgctatatattaatatacgcaATTAGGAAATAATGCAGTGAACAAAGGTCAGAAACGAAATCCTAAAATGTGCATTGAAATCGtaataagagatagagaaggtATTACGAGTGGCTTTTGTTTGTATGCGTTCAACAAGAGTGATTGCAAACGCTAATACTAATTCTACCAATACTGTGTGTATAAACTAAAATATCAGAATGGGAATGAAGAATGAATGGTAAAGATTTCTGCAACATCTTTAtgtgaaattatgataaaagataaaggcGTACCAGATATGTGCACTTCTTGAATCACTACAAACTAAACTGCTGAGCGATTCTTATCTAACTGCGGaggttgagtaaaaaaaaaaaaaagagagacacccTCTTTTGGATGCCCTTCGATCGTGGCTACAGAGATGATCCTCGGCTAACCTTATATGAGGAAAAGAATAAAGCTCGGGTATGACCACTAGTCAGCAACTAACATTTTCTCTTCATGCTGACAGAGGGTTCTCCTTCGTCAGCAGCAGCATCGGTCATTCGTCCCACACCACTGCCCACGACACGCCTTTACTCTGCTTTAATAAATTCTCATGGAAAAGGAGTTACTGTCATAGTACGAGTAATAACAGTGAGTGTCACGTGACTGAAACTGAAAACAACAGGTTGGTCGGGAAGAATTTAGGATGCCAGGACCACGCTATAAAAGAGGTTGTGACATGGTTGGTGAATTGTTGG comes from Penaeus monodon isolate SGIC_2016 chromosome 5, NSTDA_Pmon_1, whole genome shotgun sequence and encodes:
- the LOC119572816 gene encoding uncharacterized protein LOC119572816, with protein sequence HSHLFQGTVAGECKTYSPVCNTYFNFGDKDHLIGSSGLSSFRISSQSLVYYLTCRSLGYFREAPVLRKNLSLPGVEPAKPQRNLSLPGVEPTEPEQNLPGVRPKQPKDQDQCTAQTIGLVVVGTALLLALAFVCVAGWRTRQAAVSVKGGAASGNSTVSCHDSENSIYGMTEIVPTNT